The following proteins are co-located in the Quadrisphaera sp. RL12-1S genome:
- a CDS encoding coiled-coil domain-containing protein, whose protein sequence is MRTDRPQRLTGAAGGATAVVPEVPEGSYLSSTSPAGIPHGALSGPVDTSALTDAPERRRSERRRWATGPDEAPADAVPAQPRPSARRTPVPDLDDLPVRPRSGGRALSSPVVLPPSGPAAPAALAHEAAPPVSRPQRPAPRPEAPERAIHLLGLAQDHAERVRAAAEADAAALRRATAAEAARARQEFEREALALVARAREEAAAVRAEAERRTRDLPQQARREAEELTDAARRDADAVRAAAEAHAARVRRGADAESRRTVEEAELRAVELREESSRLRREASDLSAAVTALRAQHEDAAAEVAALRGRSAAAMAEAHAEAQQIVEDAAEQAAMVVEAAASTADAMVTQAMADSAAAEELARTAHERASEEGDRLLAGMRAEADQLMAASREAAARERAEAIAEADTVRETGHIEAQRATAEAYAQAERVLAAAAADAAAARRAGADELAQARHEATLAREQATEEARRVRREARAQAEKELAAAAEQTAWTTSTVDALLTAAEEEARAARSRGHAEAAAAVRRARVRLQAVVSTASQRVRTRLGGLEQEAEQLRRSAVEELESARAEAVRLVRTARQEADQLLAAAGAAEGTARERSQRRAEEAEHGARALRARVAEEVARAQREAQDARREARAEAVRLVLEARSESDRERAAAVAQRDRLAAEVAELTRLRETAAAELGQLSGIIEALAARGRGGAAVRPAAPEASSTSGQRASLPR, encoded by the coding sequence ATGAGGACGGACCGGCCGCAGCGGCTCACCGGCGCCGCCGGGGGCGCGACGGCCGTGGTGCCCGAGGTCCCCGAGGGCAGCTACCTGAGCTCCACCTCCCCCGCGGGCATCCCGCACGGCGCCCTCAGCGGCCCCGTCGACACCTCCGCCCTGACCGACGCCCCGGAGCGGCGCAGGTCCGAGCGGCGGCGCTGGGCGACCGGGCCCGACGAGGCACCGGCGGACGCCGTGCCGGCGCAGCCCCGGCCCAGCGCCCGGCGGACCCCGGTCCCCGACCTCGACGACCTGCCGGTGCGCCCGCGCTCCGGCGGCCGGGCGCTGTCGTCCCCGGTCGTGCTGCCGCCCTCCGGTCCCGCCGCCCCGGCCGCGCTCGCGCACGAGGCCGCTCCGCCGGTCTCCCGCCCGCAGCGGCCGGCTCCCCGGCCCGAGGCCCCCGAGCGGGCCATCCACCTGCTCGGCCTGGCGCAGGACCACGCCGAGCGCGTCCGCGCCGCCGCCGAGGCCGACGCCGCCGCCCTGCGCCGCGCCACGGCCGCCGAAGCGGCCCGCGCCCGTCAGGAGTTCGAGCGCGAGGCCCTGGCCCTGGTGGCCCGCGCCCGCGAAGAGGCCGCCGCGGTGCGCGCCGAGGCCGAGCGCCGCACCCGGGACCTGCCGCAGCAGGCCCGGCGCGAGGCGGAGGAGCTCACCGACGCCGCCCGCCGCGACGCCGACGCGGTGCGCGCCGCCGCCGAGGCCCACGCCGCGCGGGTGCGCCGGGGAGCCGACGCGGAGTCGCGCCGCACCGTGGAGGAGGCCGAGCTCCGCGCCGTCGAGCTGCGCGAGGAGTCCTCGCGGCTGCGCCGGGAGGCGTCCGACCTGTCGGCCGCCGTCACCGCCCTGCGCGCCCAGCACGAGGACGCCGCCGCCGAGGTGGCCGCGCTGCGCGGCCGCTCGGCCGCCGCGATGGCCGAGGCGCACGCCGAGGCCCAGCAGATCGTCGAGGACGCCGCCGAGCAGGCGGCCATGGTGGTCGAGGCGGCTGCGAGCACGGCGGACGCCATGGTCACGCAGGCGATGGCCGACAGCGCCGCCGCCGAGGAGCTGGCCCGCACCGCCCACGAGCGCGCCAGCGAGGAGGGCGACCGGCTGCTGGCCGGCATGCGCGCCGAGGCCGACCAGCTGATGGCCGCTTCCCGGGAGGCGGCCGCCCGCGAGCGCGCCGAGGCCATCGCCGAGGCCGACACGGTCCGCGAGACCGGCCACATCGAGGCCCAGCGCGCCACCGCCGAGGCCTACGCCCAGGCCGAGCGCGTGCTGGCCGCCGCCGCCGCGGACGCCGCCGCCGCGCGCCGCGCCGGCGCCGACGAGCTCGCCCAGGCGCGCCACGAGGCGACCCTCGCCCGGGAGCAGGCCACCGAGGAGGCCCGGCGGGTGCGCCGCGAGGCGCGAGCGCAGGCCGAGAAGGAGCTCGCGGCCGCCGCCGAGCAGACTGCCTGGACGACGAGCACCGTGGACGCGCTCCTGACCGCCGCGGAGGAGGAGGCCCGCGCCGCCCGCAGCCGCGGCCACGCCGAGGCGGCCGCGGCCGTGCGGCGCGCCCGGGTCCGTCTGCAGGCGGTCGTGAGCACGGCCAGCCAGCGCGTGCGCACGCGCCTGGGCGGCCTGGAGCAGGAGGCGGAGCAGCTGCGCCGCAGCGCCGTCGAGGAGCTGGAGTCCGCCCGCGCCGAGGCGGTGCGCCTCGTGCGCACGGCCCGCCAGGAGGCCGACCAGCTGCTGGCGGCGGCCGGTGCCGCCGAGGGCACGGCGCGCGAGCGCTCGCAGCGCCGCGCGGAGGAGGCCGAGCACGGTGCCCGTGCGCTGCGAGCCCGGGTGGCCGAGGAGGTGGCCCGCGCGCAGCGCGAGGCGCAGGACGCTCGCCGGGAGGCCCGCGCCGAGGCCGTCCGGCTGGTGCTCGAGGCCCGCAGCGAGTCCGACCGCGAGCGCGCGGCCGCCGTCGCCCAGCGTGATCGGCTCGCCGCGGAAGTGGCGGAGCTCACCCGTCTGCGGGAGACCGCGGCTGCGGAGCTGGGACAGCTGTCAGGCATCATCGAGGCGCTCGCCGCACGGGGTCGCGGTGGCGCCGCGGTCCGCCCGGCGGCGCCTGAGGCCTCCTCGACGAGCGGCCAGCGGGCGTCCCTGCCACGGTGA
- a CDS encoding SGNH/GDSL hydrolase family protein — protein sequence MDAAPLRTYRRYVAVGDSFSEGIDDPDPRTPGRHRGWADRLAELLDDDARAAGRSLEYANLAVRGKRMREVLDEQLPRALALAPDLLSISAGGNDILRPSVDVDALATSLDDAVGTARTAGAQVLLCAGFDPVGLPVVRMTRGRVATFNLHVWRIAQRWDALVLDLWSMRALYDLRLWAPDRIHLAPQGHERVALLAAATVRGLHGGELGEAERLWSTPLPPQPSPTRLARAGQDAAWARTHLAPWVRRRLEGRSSGDGLTAKRPDPLPLDR from the coding sequence GTGGACGCTGCACCGCTGCGCACGTACCGGCGGTACGTCGCCGTCGGAGACTCCTTCAGCGAGGGCATCGACGACCCCGACCCCCGCACCCCGGGCCGGCACCGCGGGTGGGCCGACCGCCTCGCCGAGCTCCTCGACGACGACGCGCGCGCCGCGGGCCGGTCGCTGGAGTACGCCAACCTGGCCGTGCGCGGCAAGCGGATGCGCGAGGTCCTCGACGAGCAGCTGCCGCGCGCGCTGGCGCTGGCCCCGGACCTGCTGAGCATCAGCGCCGGCGGCAACGACATCCTGCGGCCCAGCGTGGACGTGGACGCCCTCGCGACCTCCCTCGACGACGCAGTGGGGACGGCCCGCACCGCCGGCGCCCAGGTCCTGCTGTGCGCGGGCTTCGACCCGGTGGGCCTGCCGGTGGTGCGGATGACCCGCGGGCGCGTAGCCACCTTCAACCTCCACGTGTGGCGCATCGCCCAGCGCTGGGACGCCCTGGTGCTGGACCTGTGGTCGATGCGGGCCCTGTACGACCTGCGGCTGTGGGCGCCCGACCGGATCCACCTGGCCCCCCAGGGCCACGAGCGGGTGGCCCTGCTCGCCGCGGCGACGGTGCGCGGCCTGCACGGCGGGGAGCTCGGCGAGGCCGAGCGGCTGTGGTCCACCCCACTGCCCCCGCAGCCCTCTCCGACCCGCCTGGCGCGCGCCGGGCAGGACGCCGCCTGGGCGCGCACCCACCTGGCGCCGTGGGTGCGGCGGCGGCTGGAGGGCCGCTCCAGCGGGGACGGCCTGACCGCCAAGCGGCCGGACCCCCTGCCCCTCGACCGCTGA
- a CDS encoding flavin reductase family protein, with translation MTCTSTDAPVVDLAGAFRTVASSAWVVTTRAPERPVGFTAISVASVSVAPPLLSFNVSRSSSSLEALLAERRVAVHLLADHQEALARRFAAPADGRFPDDGSWAYDETGLPELHGVVARLAGPVHDVVEAGDSVLLLVRPQVTAVAGGTPLVHHARAYHRLSAV, from the coding sequence ATGACCTGCACCAGCACCGACGCGCCCGTGGTGGACCTCGCCGGCGCCTTCCGCACGGTGGCCTCGAGCGCCTGGGTGGTCACCACCCGCGCCCCCGAGCGGCCCGTCGGCTTCACGGCGATCTCCGTGGCCTCCGTCTCGGTGGCACCGCCGCTGCTGTCCTTCAACGTCTCGCGCTCCTCCTCCAGCCTGGAGGCGCTGCTGGCGGAGCGCCGGGTGGCGGTGCACCTGCTGGCCGACCACCAGGAGGCGCTGGCGCGCCGCTTCGCCGCCCCCGCCGACGGCCGCTTCCCCGACGACGGCTCCTGGGCCTACGACGAGACCGGCCTGCCGGAGCTGCACGGCGTGGTCGCGCGGCTCGCCGGGCCGGTGCACGACGTCGTGGAGGCCGGGGACAGCGTGCTGCTCCTGGTGCGGCCGCAGGTCACCGCGGTGGCCGGCGGGACGCCCCTGGTGCACCACGCCCGGGCCTACCACCGCCTCAGCGCGGTCTGA
- a CDS encoding DUF3263 domain-containing protein translates to MALSQRDLEVLALERRTFRRRGEKEQAVRDELDMSATRYYQRLNALLDDPDALAVDPVLVGRLRRLRAQRTAGRDLDVDPQPEPGP, encoded by the coding sequence GTGGCGCTGTCGCAGCGGGACCTGGAGGTGCTGGCCCTGGAGCGGCGCACCTTCCGCCGCCGCGGCGAGAAGGAGCAGGCGGTCCGCGACGAGCTGGACATGTCGGCCACCCGCTACTACCAGCGCCTCAACGCCCTCCTGGACGACCCGGACGCCCTCGCCGTCGACCCGGTGCTCGTCGGACGGCTGCGGCGGCTGCGCGCGCAGCGCACCGCGGGGCGCGACCTCGACGTCGACCCCCAGCCCGAGCCCGGCCCCTGA
- a CDS encoding uracil-DNA glycosylase: MPAPLPPSPLAAVHPSWAAALAPVEEELARLGAELAARRAGGEEVLPAPEHVLRAFEQPLEAVRVLLLGQDPYPRPGHAVGLAFSVAPHVRPLPPTLRNLLKELVADTGLPSPSTGDLSPWAERGVLLLNRVLTVRAGDSGSHRRLGWERVTDAAVRALATRGGPLVSVLWGRDAQTAAPLLAGTAVISGVHPSPLSASRGFHGSRPFTAVDDALRAQGADPVDWSLP, translated from the coding sequence GTGCCCGCTCCCCTCCCGCCGTCCCCGCTCGCCGCCGTCCACCCCAGCTGGGCCGCCGCCCTGGCGCCCGTCGAGGAGGAGCTGGCCCGCCTGGGGGCCGAGCTCGCCGCGCGCCGCGCGGGCGGCGAGGAGGTGCTGCCGGCGCCCGAGCACGTGCTGCGCGCCTTCGAGCAGCCGCTGGAGGCGGTGCGGGTGCTGCTGCTCGGACAGGACCCCTACCCGCGCCCCGGGCACGCGGTCGGGCTCGCGTTCTCCGTGGCACCGCACGTGCGGCCGCTGCCCCCGACGCTGCGCAACCTGCTCAAGGAGCTGGTGGCCGACACGGGGCTGCCCTCCCCCAGCACGGGGGACCTCTCGCCGTGGGCGGAGCGGGGCGTGCTGCTGCTCAACCGGGTGCTCACCGTGCGCGCGGGGGACTCCGGCTCCCACCGGCGCCTCGGCTGGGAGCGCGTCACCGACGCCGCCGTGCGCGCCCTCGCCACCCGGGGCGGTCCGCTGGTGTCGGTGCTGTGGGGGCGGGACGCGCAGACCGCCGCGCCGCTGCTCGCCGGGACCGCCGTCATCAGCGGGGTCCATCCGAGCCCGCTGTCGGCCTCACGGGGGTTCCACGGCTCCCGCCCCTTCACCGCCGTGGACGACGCCCTGCGGGCGCAGGGCGCCGACCCGGTGGACTGGTCGCTGCCCTGA
- a CDS encoding coiled-coil domain-containing protein yields MPDTGSFRTVLRGYDPAQVDQHVHHVTEALGEAREVAAELSEQVQALEHRLTERAAEDAAEVVSPEALQPRYADLGARVAQILALSEEEASDVLARAEAEAEALRSETDAHARLVRSEADRYDAAVRADADLQAQRVLADAQRRAEDVVDAAERHAVARQEEAEAAWEDARARAAQAAADFELALATRRHRTEVEAAERARTQAEELERAERLVAQARDRADAVDQEVAARTEELLTSAREQAAALVEQAREQADRVRAESQRELAAATARRDSINAQLANVRQMLATLSGGTSAAAGSVPVTGLDDAQETAVLDLREDEPRSAQRG; encoded by the coding sequence ATGCCCGACACCGGCTCCTTCCGCACCGTCCTGCGCGGCTACGACCCCGCCCAGGTCGACCAGCACGTCCACCACGTCACCGAGGCGCTCGGCGAGGCGCGCGAGGTGGCCGCCGAGCTCTCGGAGCAGGTGCAGGCGCTGGAGCACCGCCTGACCGAGCGCGCCGCCGAGGACGCCGCCGAGGTGGTGAGCCCGGAGGCGCTCCAGCCCCGCTACGCCGACCTCGGCGCCCGCGTCGCGCAGATCCTCGCGCTGTCCGAGGAGGAGGCGTCCGACGTGCTGGCGCGCGCGGAGGCGGAGGCCGAGGCGCTGCGCAGCGAGACCGACGCGCACGCCCGCCTGGTCCGCAGCGAGGCAGACCGCTACGACGCCGCCGTCCGCGCCGACGCCGACCTGCAGGCGCAGCGGGTGCTGGCCGACGCGCAGCGGCGCGCCGAGGACGTCGTGGACGCCGCCGAGCGCCACGCCGTGGCGCGCCAGGAGGAGGCCGAGGCCGCCTGGGAGGACGCCCGGGCCCGCGCGGCGCAGGCCGCCGCCGACTTCGAGCTGGCGCTCGCGACGCGCCGCCACCGCACCGAGGTCGAGGCCGCCGAGAGGGCTCGCACCCAGGCCGAGGAGCTGGAGCGCGCCGAGCGGCTGGTGGCCCAGGCCCGCGACCGCGCTGACGCGGTGGACCAGGAGGTGGCGGCGCGCACCGAGGAGCTGCTCACCTCGGCCCGGGAGCAGGCCGCCGCGCTGGTGGAACAGGCCCGCGAGCAGGCCGACAGGGTCCGCGCGGAGTCGCAGCGCGAGCTGGCCGCGGCCACGGCGCGCCGGGACAGCATCAACGCGCAGCTGGCCAACGTCCGGCAGATGCTGGCCACGCTCTCGGGCGGCACATCGGCAGCCGCCGGCTCGGTCCCGGTGACCGGGCTCGACGACGCCCAGGAGACGGCGGTCCTGGACCTGCGCGAGGACGAGCCGCGCTCCGCCCAGCGGGGCTGA